A window of Micromonospora eburnea genomic DNA:
GTCCCAGCCCTGCCAGCGGGCGTCCTCCGGACGCACCGGCAGCTCCAGGTCGGTCACCAGGCAGTTGAGCTCGTAGTTGCGGATCACCCGGGAGAGCTGGGCGCGCAGGTTGTCGCCGGCCTTGCCCTTGATCTCGTCGGCATGGGCGATGATGCCGTCCACCCCGCCGTACAGGTTGATCCACTTGGCGGCGGTCTTCGGGCCGACGTTGTCGACGCCGGAGAGGTTGTCGCTGTCCTCGCCGACGAGGGCAGCCAGGTGACGGTAGCGGTCCGGGGTGACGCCATGCTTCGCCTCGACCGCCGCCGGGTCCATCCGGGCCAGGTCAGAGACGCCCTTGCGCGGGTAGAGCACCGTGATCCGGTCGTCGACCAGCTGGAGCGCGTCCTTGTCGCCACTGCTGATCAGCACCTCCATGCCCTGGTCGCGGGCCTGGCAGGCGAGGGTGGCGATGACGTCGTCGGCCTCGTAACCCTCCTTCTCCACCACCGGGACACGCAGCGCGGCCAGGACCTCCTTGATCAGGCTCACCTGACCCTTGAAGTCGACCGGGGTCTCCTTGCGGCCGGCCTTGTACTCGGCGTATTTCTCCGTGCGGAAGGAGCGGCGGGAGACGTCGAAGGCGACCACGATGTGGGTGGGCTGCTCGTCGCGGAGCACGTTGATCAGCATCGAGGTGAAGCCGTAGACGGCGTTGGTCGGCTGCCCCGTTGTGGTGGAGAAGTTCTCCACCGGCAGGGCGTGGAACGCCCGGTATGCCATGGAGTGTCCGTCGACGAGGAGCAGGCGCGGCGTCGTAGCTGTCACGGCAGCGACTCTAGTCCGTACCGCCGACAAGCCCGGCCCGCGGCACGGCCGATCGGCCGCGACCTGCCCCGGATCGACGTGAATGTCCCGTTCCGCGGGTCCGGTGCGGCGACGGACGCCGCACCGGACCCCACCGGGTCACAGCACCTTGGCCAGGAACGCCTTGGTGCGGTCGTGGCGCGGGTTCGCGATCACCTCGCGCGGGTTGCCCTGCTCGACGACCACACCACCGTCCATGAAGACCAGGTGGTCGCCGACCTCCCGGGCGAAGCCGATCTCGTGGGTCACCACGATCATCGTCATGCCGTCCCGGGCGAGATCCTTCATCACCTCCAGCACCTCACCGACCAGCTCCGGGTCGAGTGCGCTGGTCGGCTCGTCGAAGAGCATCAGCTTCGGCTGCATGGCCAGGGCCCGGGCGATCGCCACCCGCTGCTGCTGGCCACCGGAGAGCTGGCCGGGGTAGTTGTTGACCTTGTCGGCCAGCCCCACCCGGGCCAACAGCGCCAGCGCCCGCTCGCGGACCTCGTCCTTCGCCTTGCGGGCCTGCTTCTTCGACGCCTGGACCGGCTCCGCCGGCTCCTGGGGCTGCTCCTTCGGTTCCTCGGGCTTCGCCTTCGGCTTCCGCACCCGCAGCGGGGCCTCCATGACGTTGGCCAGCGCGGTCATGTGCGGGAAGAGGTTGAACCGCTGGAACACCATGCCGATCGCCTGGCGCTGCGCGGCCACCTCCTTGTCCCGCAGCTCGTGCAGCTTGCCGCCGCGCTCCCGGTAGCCGATCAGGTCGCCGTCCACCCAGATCCGGCCGGCGTTGATCTTCTCGAGGTGGTTGATGCAGCGCAGGAACGTCGACTTGCCGGAGCCGGAGGGCCCCAGCAGGCAGCACACCTCGCCGGCGCGGACCTCCAGGTCGATGCCCTTGAGCACCTCCAGGGGCCCGAACGACTTGTGCACCTGCTCGGCCCGGACCATCAGGCCCGACTCCGCCGCCGGCGCCGCGGCCTGGGTGGGAACGATCAGCTCGGTCATGACGGATCCACCACCCCCGCGTTGCCTCCGGCTTCGGCCGTCATCCCACGCAGCCGCATCCGAGCCCGCCCGCTCGTGCCGTATCCCTTGCTGAAGTGCCGCTCCAGGAAGTACTGGCCGACCAGCAGAATGCTGGTCAGAAAGAGGTACCAGAAGACGGCCGCGACGTACATCGGGAAGATCTGGAACGTCCGCTTGCCCACCGCGTCGAGCTGGAAGAACAACTCCATGCTGTACGGCACCGCCATCAGCAGCGAGGTGTCCTTCAGCATCGCGATGGTCTCGTTGCCGGTCGGCGGGATGATCACGCGCATCGCCTGCGGCAGCACGATCCGCCGCAGGATCTGGCTCCGGCTCATACCCAGCGCCGAGGCCGCCTCACTCTGCCCCTCGTCCACCGACTGGATGCCGGCCCGCACGATCTCCGCCATGTAGCCCGCCTCCGACAGCGCCAGCCCGAGCAGGCCCGCCACGAAGCCGGTCAGCACGTCCCGGGAGGTGAACCCGAAGACCCGCAGCTCCAGGTTGTCGATCCCGAAGAGCTGGCCGATCTGGGTGTCGAAGGGCACGCCGAACTCGACCCGGCTCCACAGGATGCCGAGGTTGCCGAAGACGGCCAGCAGCACCAGTCGCGGCACCGCCCGGAACACCCAGGTGTAGAGCCAGGCGACCACCCGCAGGATCGGGTTGGTCGAGAGCCGCATGATCGCCACCACGATGCCCAGGGACACCCCGAGCAGCATCGCGCAGACGGTCATCAACACCGTGCCACGCAGCAGGCCCTCGATGACCGGCGGCCGGAACATGTGGTCGACCATGAACGACCACTGGAACTGGTCGTTCGTGACCAGCAGGTGTACGAACATCGCCGCCAGCACCGCCAGCACCGCGATGGCGACCCAACGGCCGGGGTGCCGTACGGGCACGGCCTGGATCGGCTCCGGCCGCGCCCGTACGGTTGTCGATTCCTCGGTTGTCATGACGCGTTACGGGTTGACCGCGGGGTCCGTGATCGCGCCGTCGCCGACCTGCCACTTGTCCAGGATGGCCTTGTACGTGCCATCCTCGATCAGCGCCTTCGTCGCGTCCCGGACGGCCTCGGCGAACGCGACCTGGTCCTTGGCCACCACGTAGCCGTACGGCGCCGCCTCGTACATCTTGTCGAGCAGCTCCAGCACGCCGTTGGACTGGGTCACCGCGTACACCCCGACCGGGTAGTCGGCGAGCATCGCGTCGTCCTTGCCGGAGGCGACGGCGGCGGTCGCCGCGTCCTGGCCGGGGAACTGCTCGATGGTGATCGCCGGCTTGCCGGCGTCGGTGCAGGCCTTCGACCGCTTCTCGATGTCCTCGACCTGGACCGTGTCCTTCTGCACCGCGATCTTCTTGCCGCAGGCGTTGTCGATCGAGACGCCGGCCGGGTTGCCCTTCTTGGTCGCCCACTGGGTGCCGACCTGGTAGTAGCTGACCATGTTGGCCTGGGCCTTG
This region includes:
- a CDS encoding amino acid ABC transporter permease, whose translation is MTTEESTTVRARPEPIQAVPVRHPGRWVAIAVLAVLAAMFVHLLVTNDQFQWSFMVDHMFRPPVIEGLLRGTVLMTVCAMLLGVSLGIVVAIMRLSTNPILRVVAWLYTWVFRAVPRLVLLAVFGNLGILWSRVEFGVPFDTQIGQLFGIDNLELRVFGFTSRDVLTGFVAGLLGLALSEAGYMAEIVRAGIQSVDEGQSEAASALGMSRSQILRRIVLPQAMRVIIPPTGNETIAMLKDTSLLMAVPYSMELFFQLDAVGKRTFQIFPMYVAAVFWYLFLTSILLVGQYFLERHFSKGYGTSGRARMRLRGMTAEAGGNAGVVDPS
- a CDS encoding amino acid ABC transporter ATP-binding protein, translated to MTELIVPTQAAAPAAESGLMVRAEQVHKSFGPLEVLKGIDLEVRAGEVCCLLGPSGSGKSTFLRCINHLEKINAGRIWVDGDLIGYRERGGKLHELRDKEVAAQRQAIGMVFQRFNLFPHMTALANVMEAPLRVRKPKAKPEEPKEQPQEPAEPVQASKKQARKAKDEVRERALALLARVGLADKVNNYPGQLSGGQQQRVAIARALAMQPKLMLFDEPTSALDPELVGEVLEVMKDLARDGMTMIVVTHEIGFAREVGDHLVFMDGGVVVEQGNPREVIANPRHDRTKAFLAKVL
- a CDS encoding ABC transporter substrate-binding protein, with amino-acid sequence MRNLNGGRRAAMGAAGAAVLLLSLAACGEKESSDQPGGGPSVTASADSGLAAKVPDAIKADGKIVVGSDTSYAPAEFLDNDGKTAIGFDIELFTAVAAKLGLKAEFVSADFGAIITGVGSGKYEVGVSSFTINDERKAQANMVSYYQVGTQWATKKGNPAGVSIDNACGKKIAVQKDTVQVEDIEKRSKACTDAGKPAITIEQFPGQDAATAAVASGKDDAMLADYPVGVYAVTQSNGVLELLDKMYEAAPYGYVVAKDQVAFAEAVRDATKALIEDGTYKAILDKWQVGDGAITDPAVNP